A single genomic interval of bacterium harbors:
- the hisH gene encoding imidazole glycerol phosphate synthase subunit HisH — protein sequence MIAILDFDMGNLRSIQKGFEQVGHEAIITRNRAKIQSAHKLILPGVGAFRDGMKNLDRYDLITPIYKAVEAGKPVMGICLGMQLLFTESEEFGTTRGLAIIPGRVKRFAVDLKVPHMGWNSLDIKKQTPLFRNSAQGEYFYFVHSYYGEPENPDCVAATTEYGIHFTSAISQDALFATQFHPEKSQSSGLKILKVFAEL from the coding sequence ATGATTGCCATCCTTGATTTTGACATGGGAAATCTGCGAAGTATTCAAAAAGGATTCGAGCAGGTCGGTCATGAGGCGATAATTACCCGAAATCGGGCAAAGATCCAATCGGCCCATAAGCTGATTCTTCCCGGAGTCGGAGCCTTTCGGGATGGGATGAAGAATCTTGACCGCTACGATCTGATTACTCCGATTTATAAGGCTGTCGAAGCAGGGAAACCGGTCATGGGGATCTGTCTGGGAATGCAGTTGCTTTTTACCGAAAGCGAGGAGTTTGGCACGACCCGGGGACTTGCCATCATACCCGGCAGGGTAAAACGGTTTGCAGTCGATCTGAAAGTTCCTCATATGGGCTGGAATTCTCTTGACATTAAGAAACAAACTCCCCTTTTCCGGAATTCCGCGCAGGGAGAGTATTTTTACTTCGTCCATTCATATTATGGAGAGCCGGAAAACCCGGATTGCGTTGCCGCAACAACAGAATACGGAATTCATTTTACCTCGGCCATCAGTCAGGATGCCCTGTTTGCCACTCAGTTTCACCCGGAAAAAAGTCAATCAAGCGGGTTAAAAATACTGAAGGTCTTTGCCGAGCTTTAA
- the hisA gene encoding 1-(5-phosphoribosyl)-5-[(5-phosphoribosylamino)methylideneamino]imidazole-4-carboxamide isomerase yields the protein MLIIPAIDLIKGECVRLYQGKEEEKTVFSSSPLEIARTWQNQGAELIHIVDLDGAFSGSPQNLSTVMQIVQDLDIPVELGGGIRTSAMARKLLESGIDRVILGTIAFFEPMQVKTLCREFPGRISVGIDTRDGMIAIHGWKNTTEAQALEFCRQIEDWGVRNIIFTDIRTDGTLQGPNIEAIRNMIEHIDIPLIASGGISSMDDLHNLAELEPLGLEGAIIGKAIYTGSIDLQEAVRLYQNNSADIRYAQGK from the coding sequence ATGCTTATTATACCAGCAATTGACCTTATTAAAGGGGAATGTGTTCGTTTATACCAGGGGAAGGAAGAGGAAAAAACGGTCTTTTCCTCCTCTCCTCTGGAAATTGCCAGGACCTGGCAAAATCAGGGCGCTGAGCTGATCCACATCGTGGATCTGGATGGAGCGTTTTCCGGAAGTCCCCAGAACCTTTCTACCGTTATGCAGATTGTTCAGGACCTGGACATTCCCGTCGAGCTTGGCGGTGGTATCAGGACTTCAGCCATGGCCAGAAAGCTGCTGGAATCGGGTATCGACCGGGTTATCCTCGGAACGATTGCTTTTTTCGAACCCATGCAGGTCAAGACCCTGTGCCGGGAATTTCCCGGACGAATCTCGGTGGGTATCGACACCAGAGATGGCATGATAGCCATTCACGGATGGAAGAATACGACCGAGGCGCAGGCTTTGGAATTCTGCCGTCAGATAGAGGACTGGGGGGTCAGGAATATCATTTTTACCGATATCCGAACGGATGGGACCTTGCAGGGTCCCAATATTGAAGCCATCAGAAACATGATTGAACATATCGATATTCCGCTCATCGCTTCAGGCGGCATATCCAGCATGGATGACCTGCACAATCTGGCTGAGCTGGAACCCCTGGGTCTTGAGGGGGCCATTATCGGCAAGGCAATCTATACCGGCAGCATTGATTTGCAGGAGGCAGTCCGGTTGTATCAGAACAATTCGGCAGATATCAGGTACGCTCAGGGGAAGTAG
- a CDS encoding response regulator, giving the protein MDTKRILIVDDEANMCSIMQDILADEGYEVMVAENGSEALQIVREITPDLIITDINMPCMGGLDLLREVKSLHPDIQFIIMTGFGELETYLKAMHNGAFDYITKPLNIEMLKIMVAKVLGQNRYFASGVFQRN; this is encoded by the coding sequence ATGGATACCAAGCGAATCTTGATCGTTGATGATGAAGCCAATATGTGCAGCATTATGCAGGATATCCTGGCCGATGAAGGCTATGAGGTGATGGTGGCCGAAAATGGAAGCGAAGCCTTGCAGATTGTCCGGGAGATTACACCGGATTTGATCATTACTGACATTAACATGCCCTGTATGGGAGGGTTGGATCTGTTACGTGAAGTAAAGAGCCTCCACCCGGATATCCAATTCATCATCATGACCGGCTTTGGTGAATTGGAAACTTATCTCAAGGCCATGCACAACGGGGCTTTTGACTACATTACCAAACCGCTGAATATTGAAATGCTGAAAATCATGGTGGCCAAGGTTCTCGGCCAAAACAGATACTTCGCCTCTGGCGTATTCCAGAGAAATTAA
- a CDS encoding CPBP family intramembrane glutamic endopeptidase, whose product MVTIDRKGIFSFLSITFGLTYMIEGGLILAGFRITDPPSAWAGYSIAALMWVPTLATILTVRYITHEEFSWDYLKPGSSGKPYWICALVIPPCFGLVYGLTWLLGLGRPDFTLQRLHNLTQSGGTLFSSMPGILEMFVITAVFAPLVNSLLAFGEECGWRGYLLPRLLPLGKFKAYLVLGIIWGLWHAPLIWMGFDYPGYPVQGIITFVGVTIAVGIFVNELTVHYRSVILASWIHGVFNSQIYGFWRVLFPTVNPVLGGFTGLVGIVIWLILGLTTIRIMGSKQP is encoded by the coding sequence ATGGTCACCATTGATCGAAAGGGCATCTTTTCATTTTTATCCATCACCTTCGGCCTCACCTATATGATCGAAGGGGGGCTCATCCTGGCGGGTTTTCGGATCACCGATCCTCCGTCTGCCTGGGCAGGATATAGTATTGCCGCCCTCATGTGGGTGCCGACTCTGGCTACAATTCTCACCGTCAGATACATTACACATGAGGAATTTTCGTGGGATTATCTGAAACCTGGCAGCTCGGGGAAACCGTACTGGATTTGTGCTCTGGTCATTCCCCCCTGCTTTGGGCTGGTCTATGGCCTGACCTGGCTCCTCGGCCTGGGCCGGCCTGATTTCACCCTGCAAAGGCTGCACAACCTTACTCAGTCCGGCGGAACTCTGTTTTCATCCATGCCCGGCATCCTGGAGATGTTCGTGATCACGGCGGTTTTTGCTCCCTTAGTCAACAGCCTGCTGGCTTTCGGCGAGGAATGCGGATGGCGCGGCTATCTTTTACCTAGGCTGCTGCCTCTTGGCAAGTTCAAAGCATACCTTGTGCTCGGTATAATCTGGGGGCTGTGGCATGCTCCTCTTATCTGGATGGGATTCGATTATCCGGGTTATCCGGTTCAGGGCATCATTACCTTTGTCGGAGTAACCATTGCCGTCGGGATTTTCGTCAACGAATTGACCGTTCACTACCGCAGCGTTATCCTGGCCAGTTGGATCCATGGTGTTTTCAATAGTCAGATTTATGGCTTCTGGCGAGTCCTCTTTCCGACGGTGAATCCTGTGCTGGGCGGTTTTACCGGACTGGTGGGCATTGTAATCTGGCTAATCCTCGGCCTGACGACTATTCGGATTATGGGGAGCAAACAGCCTTAA
- a CDS encoding GerW family sporulation protein — protein sequence MEDQVIETISVLLREFQKYGATDSVIGKELHIGEITIVPISKLSLGVGAGAGMNNKKSEERGSGGGGGLKVEPVAFLVVQKDRVSLLGLGKKGPLDTLSEQIPDLLNKWIDKQAPPAKEKGD from the coding sequence ATGGAAGATCAGGTTATTGAGACGATTTCTGTTTTACTGCGGGAGTTTCAAAAATATGGAGCTACGGATAGTGTGATCGGCAAGGAACTGCATATAGGGGAAATAACCATAGTGCCCATCAGCAAGCTTTCTCTGGGAGTCGGGGCCGGTGCAGGCATGAATAACAAAAAATCTGAAGAAAGAGGAAGCGGCGGAGGCGGCGGCCTGAAAGTAGAGCCCGTGGCCTTTCTGGTAGTTCAAAAAGACCGGGTTTCCCTGCTGGGTCTGGGAAAGAAAGGCCCGCTTGATACACTTTCTGAACAGATACCGGACTTACTCAATAAATGGATAGACAAGCAAGCTCCTCCCGCCAAAGAGAAAGGAGATTGA
- the hisB gene encoding imidazoleglycerol-phosphate dehydratase HisB — MGRNTKIERKTTETDISLEIELDGQGVYEISTSVPFMDHMLSAMCKHSLFNVKLQASGDIDVDYHHLVEDIGITFGTAFRQILTDKNRIRRYGAATLPMDEALATVALDICSRSHLVYNVDIHGMIGDFNVDLIKEFFRAFVGNSMITLHINLFYGSNNHHIAEAIFKAFGRALSQATRIDPTREGILSTKGKL, encoded by the coding sequence ATGGGTCGAAATACAAAAATTGAGCGGAAAACCACAGAGACTGATATCTCTCTGGAAATTGAGCTTGATGGACAGGGAGTATATGAGATATCGACCTCTGTTCCCTTTATGGACCATATGCTTTCCGCGATGTGCAAGCATAGTTTGTTCAATGTAAAGCTTCAGGCCAGCGGGGATATCGATGTCGACTACCATCACCTGGTGGAAGATATCGGCATAACTTTCGGCACAGCTTTTCGTCAGATACTTACAGATAAAAACCGGATCCGGCGCTATGGGGCAGCCACCCTGCCTATGGATGAAGCCCTGGCTACGGTGGCCCTGGACATCTGCTCCCGCTCCCATCTGGTCTATAATGTCGATATACACGGCATGATCGGGGATTTCAATGTGGACCTGATAAAGGAATTTTTCCGGGCCTTTGTCGGCAACAGCATGATAACTCTCCACATCAATCTTTTTTACGGGAGCAACAACCACCATATTGCCGAAGCCATATTCAAGGCCTTTGGCAGAGCATTGAGCCAGGCCACCCGAATCGATCCCACGAGGGAAGGAATTCTGTCCACCAAAGGGAAGCTCTAG
- the hisF gene encoding imidazole glycerol phosphate synthase subunit HisF, with protein MMLAKRIIPCLDIKDGRVVKGVSFVNLRDAGDPADVAKTYEMEEADEVVFLDITASHEKRDTILEVARRTSEMVFMPLTIGGGIRSLKDIERLLKAGADKISINTSAVENPQLVREAAEYFGSQCIVVAIDAKKNGPASWEVYTHGGRTARGLDALTWAREVESLGAGEILLTSMDQDGQLNGYDLGLVRTVSEGVRIPVIASGGAGTLEHLYQAFVEGKADAVLAASIFHYRTYTIHQAKAYLKERGIPVRM; from the coding sequence ATTATGTTAGCAAAAAGAATTATTCCCTGTCTGGATATTAAGGATGGCCGGGTGGTCAAGGGAGTCAGTTTTGTCAACCTGCGGGATGCGGGGGATCCGGCTGATGTAGCCAAAACCTACGAGATGGAGGAAGCCGACGAGGTCGTCTTTCTGGATATTACCGCCTCACATGAGAAGCGGGATACCATTCTTGAGGTTGCCCGGAGAACTTCCGAAATGGTATTCATGCCGCTGACCATTGGCGGAGGAATCCGCAGTCTCAAGGACATCGAGCGGCTGCTGAAAGCCGGAGCGGATAAGATTTCCATCAATACCTCGGCTGTCGAGAACCCGCAGCTCGTCCGCGAAGCAGCCGAGTACTTCGGCAGCCAGTGTATTGTGGTGGCTATTGATGCCAAGAAGAACGGTCCCGCATCCTGGGAAGTATACACGCATGGCGGCAGAACAGCACGGGGGCTTGATGCTCTGACCTGGGCCAGGGAAGTTGAATCCCTCGGAGCCGGTGAAATTCTCCTGACCAGCATGGATCAGGACGGCCAGCTCAATGGCTATGACCTTGGCCTGGTTCGAACCGTGTCCGAAGGAGTGCGGATTCCGGTTATCGCTTCCGGCGGAGCAGGCACGCTTGAGCACCTTTACCAGGCATTTGTCGAAGGCAAAGCGGACGCCGTCCTGGCAGCATCCATCTTTCACTACCGCACCTATACTATCCATCAGGCCAAGGCATACCTGAAAGAGCGGGGCATTCCAGTCCGGATGTAA
- the hisC gene encoding histidinol-phosphate transaminase: MKSIDIQKFLRVDPRQAPAYEISVFPEAVKLDANESPYDIPADLLTQVLQSLGHARLNRYPDPGYRELRHMAAQEWGWAADRILPGNGSDELIQAIIIAFGGPGKTIFVPSPSFAMYRIIARSLGEQVEEIPLTEDFDLALSDAWRGQMYEPAQPGNIIFLAVPNNPTGNCFGRSVIGEILENFPGIVCLDEAYADFAEGNFLDLLPEHPNLIILRTLSKIGLAGIRMGFLLADTAIIQHIQRVKLPYNINILSETIARIALSQRESITPGINQIKQNRDWLYEQMRQIQGLRVYPSSANFILFKVDSNVSGVFEHLLAAGILVKGFGCEGRLKDHFRVTVGTREECIRFLDALTQILSHPR, encoded by the coding sequence ATGAAATCGATTGACATTCAAAAGTTTCTGCGGGTTGATCCCCGCCAGGCTCCAGCCTACGAGATTTCTGTTTTTCCGGAAGCCGTCAAACTGGACGCTAATGAGAGTCCGTATGACATCCCTGCTGACCTGCTGACGCAAGTCCTTCAGAGTCTCGGCCATGCCCGTTTGAATCGGTACCCTGATCCGGGCTATCGGGAATTGCGGCACATGGCGGCGCAGGAGTGGGGGTGGGCTGCGGACAGGATACTGCCGGGAAATGGGTCCGATGAATTGATTCAGGCAATTATCATTGCCTTCGGCGGGCCGGGGAAAACGATTTTCGTTCCCAGCCCTTCATTTGCCATGTACCGGATCATTGCCAGATCTTTGGGCGAACAGGTGGAAGAGATTCCCCTGACCGAAGATTTTGATCTGGCTCTGTCGGATGCCTGGCGGGGTCAGATGTATGAGCCGGCACAGCCCGGCAATATCATCTTTCTGGCTGTGCCCAATAATCCCACCGGGAATTGCTTTGGCCGATCGGTCATCGGGGAAATCCTTGAGAATTTTCCGGGAATTGTCTGTCTCGATGAAGCCTATGCAGATTTTGCCGAGGGGAATTTTCTCGACCTTCTGCCTGAGCATCCCAACCTGATTATCCTGCGCACCCTCTCCAAGATCGGTCTGGCCGGAATCCGGATGGGATTCCTGCTGGCTGATACAGCCATCATCCAGCATATTCAGCGGGTAAAGCTTCCCTATAACATCAATATCCTGTCCGAAACCATAGCCAGAATTGCCCTGTCTCAAAGGGAGAGCATCACCCCCGGCATCAACCAGATCAAGCAGAACCGGGACTGGCTGTATGAGCAGATGAGGCAGATCCAGGGCCTGCGGGTTTATCCATCGAGCGCCAATTTCATTCTGTTCAAGGTGGATTCGAACGTCTCCGGGGTATTCGAGCATCTGCTGGCTGCGGGGATCCTGGTGAAAGGTTTTGGCTGTGAGGGAAGGCTGAAGGATCATTTTCGGGTAACGGTCGGTACCAGGGAAGAATGTATTCGTTTTCTGGACGCACTGACGCAGATTCTCTCTCATCCTCGTTGA